In Desulfuromonas sp. KJ2020, a single window of DNA contains:
- a CDS encoding SseB family protein, whose translation MNKLNDIPIDELVEKAAKFNAYGPKLLARLREVEVYFISGEQTDGQIRIQEFIAHNNKPFIPIFASEASFLEANSGSRWSELGVAAKIENIVAGLADDDMVIINPHKQNCFLMPAKIFKK comes from the coding sequence TTGAATAAGTTAAATGATATACCCATCGACGAACTTGTCGAAAAGGCAGCCAAATTTAATGCATATGGTCCAAAGCTGCTCGCACGCCTTAGGGAGGTAGAGGTCTATTTCATTTCTGGGGAGCAAACGGACGGGCAAATAAGAATCCAAGAATTTATTGCACACAACAACAAACCATTTATTCCAATCTTCGCGAGTGAGGCATCATTCTTGGAAGCCAATTCTGGCTCAAGGTGGAGCGAACTTGGGGTGGCAGCAAAAATTGAAAATATCGTTGCTGGATTAGCAGATGATGACATGGTCATTATCAACCCACACAAGCAGAATTGCTTTCTGATGCCAGCGAAAATATTTAAGAAATGA